Proteins co-encoded in one Thamnophis elegans isolate rThaEle1 chromosome 1, rThaEle1.pri, whole genome shotgun sequence genomic window:
- the FAM71D gene encoding protein FAM71D isoform X1, whose amino-acid sequence MGDLQKVLDKGEYIPLKSAPVFESKFVQVNRKGGSIYLHNRPNYVTVGICASSTKLSKPNVMLLANSSPYSSKEDLSAYPPSTQPSHSKEELVLTRFLPLQFVDLSIHSANKKRLKLKLLNGRAYYLELCASPQKQSEIFSQWVRLINLLKSKSEGPSINTLYKDFETQDDNKAIRSKTGIQEKNTIESFKNQGASQEATELSKKASSKRVTYSDVVGSIAEFQNKSQTIVSSDSYMKQPHADSAKQNKFSQELRGTPTRKKKSRERASFSRSEKRLHSSVISSVAVAVFPLVVLSVPFLL is encoded by the exons ATGGGAGATCTTCAGAAAGTTCTTGACAAAGGAGAATATATTCCCTTGAAATCTGCTCCTGTATTTGAAAGTAAATTTGTTCAG GTAAATAGGAAAGGTGGATCAATTTACCTTCATAATCGTCCCAACTATGTGACTGTGGGCATATGTGCCTCTAGCACAAAATTGTCAAAGCCAAATGTCATGTTGCTTGCCAATTCATCTCCCTATTCCTCCAAAGAAGACCTTTCAGCCTATCCACCATCTACCCAACCCTCACATTCTAAAGAAGAACTGGTACTCACCAG GTTCTTGCCTTTGCAGTTTGTAGATCTCTCCATTCACTCCGCTAATAAGAAACGGCTGAAGCTTAAATTGCTGAATGGTCGCGCCTACTACCTAGAACTCTGTGCTTCACCACAGAAGCAGAGTGAGATATTCTCTCAGTGGGTACGGCTCATCAATCTGCTGAAATCTAAATCTGAAGGTCCTTCAATTAATACTCTTTACAAGGATTTTGAAACTCAGGACGACAATAAAGCCATCAGGAGTAAAACAGGAATACAA GAAAAAAACACAATagaatcttttaaaaatcaagGAGCCAGTCAAGAGGCAACAGAACTGAGTAAGAAAGCATCTTCCAAGCGTGTCACCTATTCAGATGTTGTAGGTTCTATTGCAGAATTTCAGAACAAGAGCCAAACAATAGTATCTTCTGACAGCTACATGAAACAGCCCCATGCAGACTCAGCGAAACAAAACAAATTTAGTCAAGAATTAAGGGGAACACCTACTAGAAAGAAAAAATCTAG ggaaagggcaTCTTTTTCCAGAAGTGAAAAACGACTGCATTCTTCAG
- the FAM71D gene encoding protein FAM71D isoform X2, with translation MGDLQKVLDKGEYIPLKSAPVFESKFVQVNRKGGSIYLHNRPNYVTVGICASSTKLSKPNVMLLANSSPYSSKEDLSAYPPSTQPSHSKEELVLTRFLPLQFVDLSIHSANKKRLKLKLLNGRAYYLELCASPQKQSEIFSQWVRLINLLKSKSEGPSINTLYKDFETQDDNKAIRSKTGIQEKNTIESFKNQGASQEATELSKKASSKRVTYSDVVGSIAEFQNKSQTIVSSDSYMKQPHADSAKQNKFSQELRGTPTRKKKSRERASFSRSEKRLHSSGILKNISHSELLYNK, from the exons ATGGGAGATCTTCAGAAAGTTCTTGACAAAGGAGAATATATTCCCTTGAAATCTGCTCCTGTATTTGAAAGTAAATTTGTTCAG GTAAATAGGAAAGGTGGATCAATTTACCTTCATAATCGTCCCAACTATGTGACTGTGGGCATATGTGCCTCTAGCACAAAATTGTCAAAGCCAAATGTCATGTTGCTTGCCAATTCATCTCCCTATTCCTCCAAAGAAGACCTTTCAGCCTATCCACCATCTACCCAACCCTCACATTCTAAAGAAGAACTGGTACTCACCAG GTTCTTGCCTTTGCAGTTTGTAGATCTCTCCATTCACTCCGCTAATAAGAAACGGCTGAAGCTTAAATTGCTGAATGGTCGCGCCTACTACCTAGAACTCTGTGCTTCACCACAGAAGCAGAGTGAGATATTCTCTCAGTGGGTACGGCTCATCAATCTGCTGAAATCTAAATCTGAAGGTCCTTCAATTAATACTCTTTACAAGGATTTTGAAACTCAGGACGACAATAAAGCCATCAGGAGTAAAACAGGAATACAA GAAAAAAACACAATagaatcttttaaaaatcaagGAGCCAGTCAAGAGGCAACAGAACTGAGTAAGAAAGCATCTTCCAAGCGTGTCACCTATTCAGATGTTGTAGGTTCTATTGCAGAATTTCAGAACAAGAGCCAAACAATAGTATCTTCTGACAGCTACATGAAACAGCCCCATGCAGACTCAGCGAAACAAAACAAATTTAGTCAAGAATTAAGGGGAACACCTACTAGAAAGAAAAAATCTAG ggaaagggcaTCTTTTTCCAGAAGTGAAAAACGACTGCATTCTTCAG